Proteins encoded within one genomic window of Sphingomonas sp. NBWT7:
- a CDS encoding acyl-CoA dehydrogenase family protein, producing the protein MDLNWSPEEQAFETEVRDFLATSLTPDLKRAGQLSTSVYADHHASMKWQEILVAKGWAAPHWAPEHGGTDWTVAQHYIWNRERIAAGAPGLSPMGISMVAYVIMKYGTVEQQRFFLPLILSGEIFFCQGYSEPGSGSDLASLQTSAVEDGDDLIVNGQKVWTTHANEANWIFALVRTSKEGRPQQGITFLLIDMTTPGVEVRPFTMSSGEQIQNAVFFTDVRVPKANVMGEIDRGWSVAKYLLEFERGGNAYAPALKARADAIARHAAETIGSDGEPLLDDPVFAAKLARARIRADVLEIMELRLLSAADGDGSVGALSSMMKIMGTELAGTLTELSMEAAGDRGLVYQPHATMPGGPVPRHTPPADGYVSGETWHALAPLRYMNERAGPIYAGSNEIQRNIIAKQVLGL; encoded by the coding sequence ATGGACCTGAACTGGAGCCCCGAGGAGCAAGCGTTCGAAACCGAGGTCCGCGATTTCCTCGCCACCAGCCTCACGCCCGATCTGAAGCGTGCGGGCCAGCTCTCGACCAGCGTCTACGCCGATCACCACGCCAGCATGAAATGGCAGGAAATCCTCGTCGCCAAGGGCTGGGCCGCGCCGCACTGGGCGCCCGAGCACGGCGGCACCGACTGGACCGTCGCGCAGCATTACATCTGGAACCGCGAGCGCATCGCCGCCGGCGCCCCCGGCCTCTCCCCGATGGGCATTTCGATGGTGGCGTACGTCATCATGAAATACGGCACGGTCGAACAGCAGCGCTTCTTCCTCCCGCTCATCCTCTCGGGCGAAATCTTCTTCTGCCAAGGCTATTCCGAGCCCGGCTCGGGCAGCGACCTCGCGAGCCTGCAAACCAGCGCGGTCGAGGACGGCGACGACCTCATCGTCAACGGCCAGAAGGTGTGGACCACCCACGCCAACGAGGCGAACTGGATCTTCGCGCTGGTGCGAACCTCGAAGGAAGGCCGCCCGCAGCAGGGCATCACCTTCCTTCTCATCGACATGACGACGCCCGGCGTCGAGGTCCGCCCCTTCACCATGTCGTCGGGCGAGCAGATCCAGAACGCCGTCTTCTTCACCGACGTGCGCGTGCCCAAGGCGAACGTGATGGGCGAGATCGACCGCGGCTGGAGCGTCGCCAAATATCTCCTCGAATTCGAACGCGGCGGTAACGCCTATGCCCCGGCACTGAAGGCACGCGCCGACGCCATCGCGCGTCATGCCGCCGAGACGATCGGCAGCGATGGCGAGCCGCTGCTCGACGATCCCGTCTTCGCCGCCAAGCTCGCCCGCGCGCGCATCCGCGCCGACGTGCTCGAGATCATGGAGCTTCGCCTGCTCTCCGCCGCTGACGGCGACGGCAGCGTCGGCGCACTGTCGTCGATGATGAAGATCATGGGCACCGAACTCGCCGGCACGCTCACTGAATTGTCGATGGAGGCCGCCGGCGACCGCGGCCTCGTCTATCAGCCGCACGCCACCATGCCCGGCGGCCCCGTCCCGCGCCACACGCCGCCCGCCGACGGCTACGTCTCGGGCGAAACCTGGCACGCGCTCGCCCCCCTGCGCTACATGAACGAGCGCGCCGGCCCGATCTACGCCGGCTCGAACGAGATCCAGCGCAACATCATCGCGAAACAGGTGCTGGGGCTGTAA
- a CDS encoding DUF2793 domain-containing protein: protein MSEERTARFGLPLLHASQAQKELDHNEAITLLEILAQPVVRGIGVDVPPSESAAGDSWVTGMDPVGEWSGHPDALAVWTAGGWRFMAACDGMTVRQLDGMTATRVAGVWQIGRICAEAFFVGNHQVVGPRGSAIVDPSGGGTVDREARAAVLAILSALRSHGLVAP, encoded by the coding sequence ATGAGTGAAGAGCGCACCGCAAGGTTCGGCCTGCCGTTGCTCCACGCCAGCCAGGCGCAGAAGGAACTCGACCACAATGAGGCGATCACGTTGCTCGAGATCCTCGCGCAGCCGGTAGTTCGCGGGATCGGCGTGGATGTCCCACCAAGCGAGTCGGCGGCGGGCGACAGCTGGGTAACGGGTATGGATCCCGTCGGCGAATGGTCCGGCCATCCAGACGCCCTGGCCGTTTGGACGGCGGGCGGCTGGCGCTTCATGGCGGCATGCGACGGCATGACGGTGCGACAGCTGGACGGGATGACAGCCACTCGCGTCGCCGGTGTCTGGCAGATCGGACGGATCTGCGCAGAGGCGTTCTTCGTCGGAAATCATCAGGTTGTCGGTCCACGGGGGTCGGCGATTGTCGATCCGTCCGGTGGTGGAACGGTGGATCGCGAGGCGCGGGCGGCAGTTCTCGCGATCCTTTCCGCGCTGCGCAGTCACGGGCTGGTCGCCCCGTGA
- a CDS encoding enoyl-CoA hydratase-related protein: MTYEQIRYETDGPVATITLARPEKLNAYTAVMGIELAAAIRAAGADDAVRAIVLTGEGRGFCAGADISGGADSFGGSGPNFAAANRPREEGGGFVGALFDSIKPTIAAINGAAVGVGATLTLPCDIRIAADTARFGFVFARRGLVPEAGSAWFLPQVVGLPQALRWCLSGSVFDAAEALRGGLVSEVVAPDALLARAQAIAREIAENTAPVSVALTRQMLWRFAGEASPAAALRVDGGFAMALGAGPDVREGVAAFLEKRTPAFPGRIASDMPPGYPWWG, from the coding sequence ATGACCTACGAACAGATCCGCTACGAAACCGACGGCCCCGTCGCCACCATCACCCTGGCGCGGCCCGAGAAGCTCAACGCCTATACCGCGGTGATGGGGATCGAACTCGCCGCCGCGATCCGTGCCGCCGGCGCCGACGATGCGGTCCGCGCGATCGTCCTCACTGGCGAGGGTCGCGGCTTTTGCGCCGGCGCTGACATTTCGGGCGGCGCCGACAGCTTCGGCGGCAGCGGGCCGAACTTCGCTGCCGCCAATCGCCCGCGCGAGGAAGGCGGCGGCTTCGTCGGCGCTCTGTTCGACAGCATCAAGCCGACGATCGCCGCGATCAACGGCGCCGCGGTCGGCGTCGGCGCGACGCTGACGCTGCCGTGCGACATTCGCATCGCCGCCGACACCGCGCGCTTCGGCTTCGTCTTCGCGCGCCGCGGGCTGGTGCCAGAGGCAGGCAGCGCCTGGTTCCTGCCGCAGGTCGTCGGCCTCCCGCAAGCGCTGCGCTGGTGCCTGTCGGGCAGCGTGTTCGATGCGGCCGAGGCCCTGCGCGGCGGGCTCGTCAGCGAAGTCGTCGCGCCCGATGCGCTGCTCGCCCGTGCGCAGGCGATCGCGCGCGAGATCGCCGAGAACACCGCCCCCGTCTCGGTCGCGCTCACCCGCCAGATGCTGTGGCGCTTCGCCGGTGAGGCATCGCCCGCCGCAGCACTCAGGGTCGACGGCGGCTTCGCCATGGCGCTCGGCGCGGGCCCTGACGTCCGCGAAGGGGTCGCCGCCTTCCTTGAGAAGCGCACGCCCGCCTTCCCGGGCCGGATCGCATCGGACATGCCGCCGGGCTATCCATGGTGGGGATGA
- a CDS encoding glutathione S-transferase family protein: MWQLYHFPLCPFTRKVRILLGEKDIGYELIREVPWARRDEFVDLNPAGQTPVMVDAERGTTLIDSMAICEYFEETVDRNAMINGSAANRAEIRRLVTWFDTQFYRDVSGPLLEERMVKRLIHRQSPNAARLREAMKSAIGHLDYIDFLLDHRKWMAGATISLADLAAAAHISVADYLGGIDWTGHGHAKAWYSAFKSRRSFRPLLGERMSGIEPPAYYENPDF; this comes from the coding sequence ATGTGGCAGCTCTATCACTTCCCGCTATGCCCGTTCACCCGCAAGGTGCGCATCCTGCTGGGCGAGAAGGACATCGGCTACGAGCTGATCCGCGAGGTGCCCTGGGCGCGGCGCGACGAGTTCGTCGACCTCAATCCGGCGGGGCAGACGCCGGTGATGGTCGATGCCGAGCGCGGCACGACGCTGATCGATTCGATGGCGATCTGCGAGTATTTCGAGGAGACGGTCGACCGTAACGCGATGATCAACGGATCGGCGGCGAATCGTGCCGAGATCCGCCGGCTCGTCACCTGGTTCGACACGCAATTCTACCGCGATGTGAGCGGCCCGCTGCTCGAGGAGCGGATGGTGAAGCGGCTGATCCACCGCCAGTCGCCCAACGCCGCGCGGCTGCGCGAGGCGATGAAATCGGCGATCGGCCACCTCGATTACATCGATTTCCTGCTCGACCATCGCAAATGGATGGCCGGGGCGACGATCAGCCTCGCCGATCTCGCCGCGGCGGCGCACATCTCGGTGGCGGACTATCTCGGCGGGATCGACTGGACCGGGCACGGCCATGCCAAGGCGTGGTATTCGGCGTTCAAGAGCCGGCGCAGCTTCCGCCCGCTGCTCGGCGAGCGGATGAGCGGGATCGAGCCGCCGGCCTATTACGAGAACCCGGATTTCTGA
- a CDS encoding phage major tail protein, TP901-1 family, which translates to MAVEKGSAFLLKIGDGASPPAFATVAGMRTTQLSINGEAVVVTHKGSGGWRDLLSGAGVRSVSVSAAGVFTGSVAETRVKSNALAGTIDDYRLTFEGGEMLTGRFLVTRLDYAGDFNGERNYTVSLESSGAVVAA; encoded by the coding sequence ATGGCGGTGGAGAAGGGATCGGCGTTCCTGCTCAAGATCGGCGACGGCGCAAGCCCGCCGGCGTTCGCGACGGTGGCGGGGATGCGCACGACGCAGCTCAGCATCAACGGCGAGGCGGTGGTCGTCACCCACAAGGGATCGGGCGGGTGGCGCGACCTGTTGTCGGGCGCCGGCGTGCGCAGCGTCAGCGTATCGGCGGCGGGCGTTTTCACCGGATCGGTCGCCGAGACGCGGGTGAAGAGCAACGCGCTGGCCGGCACGATCGACGATTACCGACTGACGTTCGAGGGCGGCGAGATGCTGACGGGGCGCTTCCTGGTGACGCGGCTCGACTATGCCGGCGATTTCAACGGCGAACGCAACTACACGGTAAGCCTGGAGAGTTCCGGCGCGGTGGTGGCGGCATGA
- a CDS encoding phage tail assembly chaperone — protein MSIASTAPATFAARAGRLAGAAGAVFGWSPDTFWQATPAEFAAVVTAITGSGSDDHVPPDAATIARLKEAYPDGG, from the coding sequence ATGAGCATCGCGAGCACGGCGCCCGCGACCTTCGCGGCGCGCGCCGGGCGACTGGCGGGGGCGGCAGGCGCAGTGTTCGGCTGGTCGCCCGACACCTTCTGGCAGGCGACGCCGGCGGAGTTCGCCGCGGTGGTGACAGCGATCACCGGCTCAGGAAGCGACGATCACGTGCCGCCCGATGCGGCGACGATCGCGCGGCTGAAGGAGGCATATCCCGATGGAGGATGA
- a CDS encoding DUF2163 domain-containing protein — MTIGVTDHDRDLVIAGQTYRAAPGMTPSAIERGDGLDAVTMEARGALTADGLTARDLLAGRWDGARVTVSAVDWDAQDALTWISSGTIGAVEIGEAGFGAELLGMAEALDRPVSEATSAGCRASLGDARCRVPMAGRRRYARVVSVEGRTVTVDRDEPSPDAYGGGSLRWLGGAGCGLEDGIAQSSGRTLALRLPPHVAAAAGTPIELREGCDKTIATCAARFANAANFRGEPYLPGIDLLTRYPGA; from the coding sequence GTGACGATCGGGGTAACCGACCACGACCGCGACCTCGTCATCGCCGGGCAGACCTATCGCGCGGCGCCGGGGATGACACCGTCGGCGATCGAGCGCGGCGACGGGCTCGACGCGGTGACGATGGAGGCGCGCGGCGCGCTGACCGCGGACGGGCTGACGGCGCGCGATCTTCTTGCCGGGCGGTGGGACGGCGCGCGGGTGACCGTGTCTGCGGTCGACTGGGACGCGCAGGATGCGCTGACGTGGATCAGCAGCGGCACCATCGGCGCGGTCGAGATCGGCGAGGCGGGGTTCGGCGCCGAGTTGCTGGGCATGGCGGAGGCGCTCGATAGGCCGGTGAGCGAGGCGACGAGCGCAGGGTGCCGTGCAAGCCTTGGCGACGCGCGCTGCCGCGTGCCGATGGCGGGGCGCCGGCGCTACGCGCGCGTCGTATCGGTCGAGGGACGCACCGTGACGGTCGATCGCGACGAGCCGTCGCCCGATGCCTATGGCGGCGGATCGCTGCGCTGGCTGGGCGGTGCCGGCTGCGGATTGGAGGATGGCATCGCGCAGTCGAGCGGCCGCACGCTGGCGCTGCGCCTGCCGCCGCACGTCGCGGCCGCCGCCGGTACGCCGATCGAGTTGCGCGAGGGGTGTGACAAGACGATCGCGACGTGCGCGGCGCGTTTCGCCAATGCGGCGAACTTCCGCGGCGAGCCGTATCTGCCGGGGATCGACCTGCTGACGCGATACCCCGGCGCATGA
- a CDS encoding peptidoglycan endopeptidase, whose amino-acid sequence MTPGERAAAAACRAIGARFRLHGRDPATGLDCVGVALLALRAGGHAGPSPEGYPLRTGDVARYAASWDGLAAADGAVPGDVIVMRTAAGQVHLAVRTAAGFVHADIALHRVVERPGSPPWPVIAAWRLRGDGLGG is encoded by the coding sequence ATGACGCCCGGCGAGCGCGCAGCGGCGGCGGCGTGCAGGGCAATCGGCGCGCGCTTCCGGTTGCACGGGCGCGATCCGGCGACCGGGCTCGACTGCGTCGGCGTCGCGCTGCTGGCGCTGCGTGCGGGGGGCCATGCCGGGCCGTCGCCCGAGGGATATCCGCTGCGGACGGGCGACGTGGCGCGGTACGCCGCGAGCTGGGACGGACTGGCAGCGGCGGACGGCGCCGTGCCGGGCGACGTGATCGTGATGCGGACGGCGGCGGGACAAGTGCATCTGGCGGTGCGCACCGCAGCGGGGTTCGTCCACGCCGACATCGCCCTGCACCGCGTGGTGGAGCGGCCGGGCTCGCCGCCGTGGCCGGTGATCGCGGCGTGGCGGCTGCGCGGGGACGGGTTGGGAGGCTGA
- a CDS encoding tail tape measure protein: MEDEVNAMLVRVRADTTGFAREVGAMRAALEGPLEAGADRAGRAIETALARAVRTGKLGFDDLKGVALAAMNEIAASALRSGIDSFLGGARTGASAGGGGLLGALIGMLGSPGRATGGPVSPGRPFWVGERGPELFVPTASGTVVPTTAGGSGGRDVRVSITVNAASDAAPAALARSSRQVARAVKAALAGIE, translated from the coding sequence ATGGAGGATGAGGTGAACGCGATGCTGGTGCGCGTGCGCGCCGATACGACGGGCTTCGCGCGCGAGGTGGGCGCGATGCGCGCGGCGCTCGAAGGCCCGCTGGAGGCGGGGGCGGACCGCGCCGGCCGTGCGATCGAGACGGCGCTGGCGCGCGCGGTGCGCACCGGCAAGCTGGGGTTCGACGATCTCAAGGGCGTAGCGCTCGCTGCGATGAACGAGATCGCCGCCAGCGCGCTGCGGTCGGGGATCGACAGCTTTCTGGGCGGCGCGCGCACCGGTGCGTCGGCGGGTGGGGGCGGATTGCTCGGCGCGCTGATCGGCATGCTGGGATCGCCGGGGCGGGCGACGGGCGGGCCGGTATCGCCGGGGCGGCCGTTCTGGGTCGGCGAGCGCGGCCCCGAGTTGTTCGTGCCGACGGCAAGCGGGACGGTCGTGCCTACCACGGCGGGCGGAAGCGGCGGGCGCGACGTGCGCGTGAGCATCACCGTCAACGCGGCGAGCGACGCCGCGCCGGCCGCGCTCGCGCGATCGAGCCGGCAGGTGGCGCGCGCGGTGAAGGCCGCGCTGGCGGGGATCGAGTGA
- a CDS encoding DUF3168 domain-containing protein, giving the protein MSAALQAAIVAAVQPIVTTFDAPPVRAAVPHAVVEEPVLGRWGGAGIDGREGRVRIVLHDAGERPVRLRALADAAVAGVSALDGPIADGWRIVALRFVGGRTVKSGGGERWTATREFAVKIYREE; this is encoded by the coding sequence ATGAGCGCGGCGCTGCAGGCGGCGATCGTCGCGGCGGTTCAGCCGATCGTGACGACGTTCGACGCGCCGCCGGTGCGCGCCGCTGTGCCGCATGCGGTGGTCGAGGAACCGGTGCTCGGCCGATGGGGCGGGGCGGGGATCGACGGTCGCGAGGGGCGGGTGCGGATCGTGCTGCACGATGCGGGCGAGCGGCCGGTGCGGCTGCGCGCGCTGGCCGATGCCGCGGTGGCGGGGGTGAGCGCGCTCGACGGGCCGATCGCCGATGGCTGGCGGATCGTTGCGCTGCGCTTCGTCGGCGGACGCACGGTGAAGAGCGGCGGCGGCGAGCGCTGGACCGCGACGCGCGAGTTTGCGGTGAAAATTTACAGAGAGGAATAG
- the lpdA gene encoding dihydrolipoyl dehydrogenase: protein MADEFDYDVLVIGAGPGGYVAAIRAAQLGLKTACAESRETLGGTCLNVGCIPSKAMLHASEYFDAAANGAMAKMGIKVTPELDLDAMHGQRREAVKGLTGGIEYLFKKNKVTWLKGKAAFESANTVTVGGETVRAKNIVIATGSSVTPLPGVTIDQQVVVDSTGALELAKVPEHMVVIGGGVIGLELGSVWRRLGAKVTCVEFLDQILPGFDGDIRKEANKIFKKQGIEFKLSTKVTNVAVNGDKATLTVEPATGGEAATIEADCVLVSIGRRPNIDGLGLDKIGLAPNNRGQIETDHDFRTSVAGVWAIGDVIPGPMLAHKAEDEGIAVAENIAGQHGIVNHDIIPSVVYTWPEIAGVGLTEEAAKEKGEVKVGKFPMLGNSRAKTNHEPDGFVKIIADAKTDRVVGVWAIAVPAGTMIAQAAQAMEFGATSEDIAYTCHAHPTHSEAIKEAAMAVRGKPIHV, encoded by the coding sequence ATGGCTGACGAATTCGACTATGACGTTCTCGTGATCGGTGCCGGTCCGGGCGGCTATGTCGCGGCGATCCGGGCGGCGCAGCTGGGGCTGAAGACGGCGTGCGCGGAGAGCCGCGAGACGCTGGGCGGCACGTGCCTCAACGTCGGCTGCATCCCGTCGAAGGCGATGCTGCACGCGAGCGAATATTTCGACGCGGCGGCGAACGGCGCGATGGCGAAGATGGGGATCAAGGTTACCCCGGAGCTCGATCTCGACGCGATGCACGGCCAGCGCCGCGAGGCGGTGAAGGGGCTGACCGGGGGAATCGAATATCTGTTCAAGAAGAACAAGGTGACGTGGCTGAAGGGGAAGGCCGCGTTCGAGAGCGCGAATACCGTGACGGTCGGCGGCGAAACGGTGCGTGCCAAGAACATCGTCATCGCGACGGGCTCGAGCGTGACGCCGCTGCCCGGCGTGACGATCGACCAGCAGGTGGTGGTCGATTCGACCGGCGCGCTCGAGCTCGCCAAGGTGCCCGAGCATATGGTGGTGATCGGCGGCGGCGTGATCGGGCTCGAGCTCGGCTCGGTGTGGCGGCGGCTGGGCGCCAAGGTGACGTGCGTCGAGTTCCTCGATCAGATCCTGCCGGGCTTCGACGGTGATATCCGCAAGGAAGCCAACAAGATTTTCAAGAAGCAGGGGATCGAGTTCAAGCTGTCGACCAAGGTGACCAATGTCGCGGTGAACGGCGACAAGGCGACGCTGACGGTCGAGCCGGCGACGGGCGGCGAAGCGGCGACGATCGAGGCGGACTGCGTGCTGGTGTCGATCGGGCGGCGGCCCAATATCGACGGGCTGGGGCTGGATAAGATCGGTCTTGCGCCGAACAACCGCGGGCAGATCGAGACCGACCACGATTTCCGTACGTCGGTTGCCGGCGTGTGGGCGATCGGTGACGTCATCCCCGGCCCGATGCTGGCGCACAAGGCCGAGGACGAGGGCATCGCGGTGGCGGAGAACATCGCCGGGCAGCACGGCATCGTGAACCACGATATCATCCCGTCGGTCGTCTACACCTGGCCGGAGATCGCGGGCGTCGGGCTGACCGAGGAGGCGGCGAAGGAGAAGGGCGAGGTCAAGGTCGGCAAGTTCCCGATGCTGGGCAACAGCCGCGCCAAGACCAATCACGAGCCCGACGGCTTCGTGAAGATCATCGCCGACGCGAAGACCGACCGCGTCGTCGGCGTGTGGGCGATCGCGGTGCCGGCGGGGACGATGATCGCGCAGGCGGCGCAGGCGATGGAGTTCGGCGCGACGAGCGAGGATATCGCCTATACCTGCCACGCGCACCCGACGCATTCGGAAGCGATCAAGGAAGCGGCGATGGCGGTGCGGGGCAAGCCGATCCACGTCTGA
- a CDS encoding gene transfer agent family protein: MSAPSEAIANAVRGEASIRVAGETLVLRPSFAALVAAERELGPLFALVERVAEGRLALSELVALFWHCLRERPAALTREMLGEAVTTGGLTAGMPALRMLLGQILAGR, encoded by the coding sequence ATGAGCGCGCCGAGCGAGGCGATCGCCAACGCCGTGCGGGGCGAGGCGTCGATCCGCGTCGCAGGCGAGACGCTGGTGCTGCGGCCGAGCTTCGCCGCGCTGGTGGCGGCCGAGCGCGAGCTCGGGCCGCTGTTCGCGCTGGTCGAGCGCGTGGCGGAGGGACGGCTGGCGCTGAGCGAGCTGGTGGCGCTGTTCTGGCACTGCCTGCGCGAGCGGCCGGCGGCGCTGACGCGCGAGATGCTGGGCGAGGCGGTGACGACCGGCGGGCTGACGGCGGGGATGCCCGCGCTGCGGATGCTGCTGGGGCAGATATTGGCGGGGCGATGA
- a CDS encoding phage tail protein: MATLVLTTVGGIVGGPIGAALGGAIGQSLDRTLLFKPKGREGPRLTELAVQTSSYGRPIPQLFGRLRVAGQVIWSTDLVEHRTRQGGGKGRPSTTTYSYSASFAVALASRPIAAVGRIWADGNLLRGAAGDWKVPVIFRLHQGGEDQPVDPLVASAEGIGATPAHRGVAYAVFEDLPLESFGNRIPSLTFEVVADPSAPTIGAIARAIGGDTIVGTGPTMPVDGFSAYGDDARGVAELLAHVAGGWFVPRADGVEMRASGAADHVIDAEGGQRRIVPIGQVPRTVSVAHYDPARDWQTGVQHAVRSGAGGATSSVEAPLALDAGAARAVAEGILARALTTRTVREVRTDLSALHLGPGRIVTIAGESGTWRIVSATLERHEVALSFVPLEPAPIAIPASSGRIVRAPDDPAGTTILHAFETIGVGDGTVTSQPSVTIVAGGSAAGWRRAAIEYSRDTGATWIAAGTAFGGAAMGSLLTPLSAGSSLLVDRASVIDVVLAHDGMALLNADATALDQGANLALIGDELLQFGAARQIDARTWRLHELWRGRGGTRAAGAASGARFVTVDGDGLLRVPLDAAPETQLRVAARGVGDVIAVERDLVIAGAAMLPLPPVHLRAGRHDNGTVRLTWRRRSRTDWRWRDGVEAALGEEREAYRIIIGDSDAAIETAVPWCDLPNAAFVSGATPVHVSQIGTYGVSAAATIIVQGETHE; the protein is encoded by the coding sequence ATGGCGACTCTTGTACTGACGACCGTCGGCGGGATCGTCGGCGGACCCATCGGCGCGGCGCTGGGTGGCGCGATCGGGCAGTCTCTCGATCGAACGCTGCTGTTCAAGCCGAAGGGACGAGAGGGGCCGCGGCTGACCGAGCTCGCGGTGCAGACGTCGAGCTACGGCCGGCCGATCCCGCAGCTGTTCGGCCGGCTGCGTGTTGCGGGGCAGGTGATCTGGTCGACCGACCTCGTCGAGCATCGCACGCGGCAGGGAGGCGGGAAAGGGCGGCCGAGCACGACGACGTACAGCTATTCCGCGTCCTTCGCCGTTGCCCTAGCGTCGCGTCCGATCGCGGCGGTCGGGCGGATCTGGGCCGACGGCAACCTGCTGCGCGGCGCAGCCGGGGACTGGAAGGTGCCGGTGATCTTTCGCCTCCACCAGGGCGGAGAGGATCAGCCGGTCGATCCGCTGGTCGCGAGCGCCGAAGGGATCGGGGCGACGCCGGCGCATCGCGGCGTCGCCTATGCCGTGTTCGAGGATTTGCCGCTCGAGAGTTTCGGTAATCGCATCCCGTCGCTGACGTTCGAAGTCGTCGCCGATCCTTCCGCGCCGACGATCGGCGCGATTGCGCGGGCGATCGGCGGCGATACGATCGTAGGAACCGGACCGACGATGCCGGTGGACGGCTTTTCCGCCTACGGCGACGACGCGCGCGGCGTGGCCGAACTGCTGGCCCATGTGGCGGGCGGCTGGTTCGTGCCGCGTGCAGATGGTGTGGAAATGCGCGCGTCGGGGGCGGCGGATCACGTCATCGACGCCGAGGGCGGGCAGCGGCGGATCGTACCGATCGGGCAGGTTCCCCGAACGGTATCGGTGGCGCATTACGATCCGGCGCGCGACTGGCAGACCGGGGTACAGCATGCCGTGCGATCCGGCGCCGGGGGCGCGACGTCGAGCGTCGAGGCGCCGCTCGCGCTCGATGCCGGTGCGGCGCGGGCGGTGGCGGAGGGGATTCTGGCGCGGGCGCTGACGACGCGAACGGTGCGCGAGGTGCGTACCGATCTGTCGGCGTTGCACCTCGGGCCTGGCCGGATCGTGACGATCGCGGGTGAGAGCGGAACGTGGCGGATCGTTTCAGCAACGCTCGAGCGGCACGAGGTGGCGCTGTCGTTCGTCCCGCTCGAACCCGCACCGATCGCGATACCGGCGAGCAGCGGACGGATCGTTCGTGCGCCCGACGATCCCGCCGGCACGACGATCCTCCACGCGTTCGAGACGATCGGCGTCGGCGATGGAACGGTCACGTCGCAGCCGAGCGTGACGATCGTCGCGGGCGGCAGCGCGGCGGGGTGGCGGCGGGCGGCGATCGAGTACAGCCGCGATACGGGAGCAACGTGGATCGCGGCGGGCACCGCGTTCGGTGGGGCGGCGATGGGATCGCTGCTGACACCGCTCAGCGCGGGCTCGTCGCTTCTGGTCGATCGCGCGTCGGTGATCGACGTCGTGCTGGCGCACGATGGCATGGCGCTGCTGAATGCCGACGCGACTGCGCTCGACCAGGGCGCGAATCTCGCGCTGATCGGCGACGAGCTGCTGCAATTCGGCGCGGCCCGGCAGATCGATGCGCGGACGTGGCGCCTACACGAGCTGTGGCGCGGGCGCGGCGGCACGCGTGCCGCGGGTGCGGCGAGCGGCGCGCGCTTCGTCACGGTCGACGGCGACGGGCTGCTGCGCGTGCCGCTCGATGCGGCGCCTGAGACACAGCTGCGCGTCGCGGCGCGTGGGGTGGGCGACGTGATAGCCGTCGAGCGCGATCTGGTGATCGCCGGTGCGGCGATGCTGCCGCTGCCGCCGGTCCACCTGAGGGCGGGGCGGCACGACAATGGAACGGTGCGGCTGACATGGCGCCGTCGCAGCCGAACCGATTGGCGCTGGCGTGACGGCGTGGAGGCGGCGCTCGGCGAAGAACGCGAGGCCTATCGCATCATTATCGGCGACAGTGACGCTGCGATCGAGACGGCGGTTCCGTGGTGCGACCTGCCGAACGCCGCCTTCGTAAGCGGCGCCACGCCGGTCCACGTCAGCCAGATCGGAACGTACGGCGTGTCGGCCGCCGCGACGATCATCGTTCAGGGAGAAACACATGAGTGA
- a CDS encoding tRNA-binding protein, translated as MHVNHEAGAAAAETIGFDDFLKIDIRVGTIVSAEPFPEARKPALKLLIDFGPVIGRKKSSAQITENHAGEDLVGQQVMAVVNFPPRQIGPVMSEVLTLGFPDAAGKVLLAAPMKGVPDGGRLF; from the coding sequence ATGCACGTCAACCATGAGGCCGGTGCGGCGGCGGCCGAGACGATCGGCTTCGACGATTTCCTGAAGATCGACATCCGCGTCGGCACGATCGTGTCGGCCGAGCCCTTTCCCGAGGCGCGCAAGCCGGCGCTCAAGCTGCTGATCGATTTCGGCCCGGTGATCGGGCGCAAGAAGTCCTCGGCGCAGATCACCGAGAATCATGCGGGCGAGGATCTCGTCGGGCAGCAGGTGATGGCGGTGGTGAACTTTCCGCCGCGGCAGATCGGCCCGGTGATGAGCGAGGTGCTGACGCTCGGCTTTCCCGACGCGGCGGGAAAGGTGCTGCTGGCGGCGCCGATGAAGGGCGTGCCGGATGGGGGGCGGTTGTTCTAG